A window from Manduca sexta isolate Smith_Timp_Sample1 chromosome 24, JHU_Msex_v1.0, whole genome shotgun sequence encodes these proteins:
- the LOC115443893 gene encoding fibroin heavy chain isoform X33 codes for MGTRHLGILAILLILPLGLLCSSIGSVPNVEEETEPLYPDAVAEADAGPIARAFAAAFNTFSEALNSRDKRSTSDADASAFSSTEGGGDSQAAASAESEDDSSDDDSESSASSSATSTDYDSEDNEDEASASAESSTSDDGGKSPEESEANAEAESKTNGGGGKTAGSASAVTEVTNGGTASAASAASASDEESEPGEEGTTGDDDDGEEGPTGDDDDGEEGPTGDDDNGEEGPTGDDDDGEEGPTGDDDDGEEGPTGDDDNGEEGPTGDDDDGEEGPTGDDDDGEEGPTGDDDNGEEGPTGDDDDGEEGPTGDDDNGEEGPTGDDDDGEEGPTGDDDNGEEGPTGDDDNGEEGPTGDDDDGEEGPTGDDDDGEEGPTGDDDDGEGGATTNESGGNGPDNGGGSSPGSGTEGKPDSGSGSSPDSGKDNSGSTADTSGSAVASGPNSQASSAGSANSGEDNSSASSAVSAVTSGEGQASASAASSATTNESGGNGPDNGGGSSPGSGTEDKPGSGSGSSPDSGKDNSGSTADTSGSAVASGPNSQASSAGSANSGEDNSSASSAVSAVTSGEGQASASAASSATTNESGGNGPDNGGGSSPGSAPEGKPGCGSGSNPSSGTGGGSGSGSSAAASGTAVASGQNASSSGVASANSGEGNASASSAASAESSGKGGKASGAAASSATTYESGGSPESEPGGSPGGGPGNSPGNEPGSSPSSGSGNSPGGEPGSSTGSGPESSPGGSPGSEPGSSPGGSTGSSPGSSPGNSPGSASGGSPGSAPGSSTGSGPESSPGGSPGSEPGSSPGSEPGSSPSSGSGNSPGGSPGSAPGGSPGSEPGSSPGSEPGSSPSSGSGNSTGGEPGSSTGSGPESSPGGSPGSEPGSSPGGSTGSSPGSSPGNSPGSPSGGSPGSAPGSSTGSGPESSPGGSPGSEPGSSPGSEPGSSPSSGSGNSPGGSPGSAPGGSPGSEPGSSPGSEPGSSPSSGSGNSPGGEPGSSTGSGPESSPGGSPGSEPGSSPGGSTGSSPGSSPGNSPGSPSGGSPGSAPGSSTGSGPESSPGGSPGSEPGSSPGSEPGSSPSSGSGNSPGGSPGSAPGGSPGSEPGSSPGSEPGRSPSSGSGNSPGGEPGSSTGSGPESSPGGSPGSEPGSSPGGSTGSSPGSSPGNSPGSASGGSPGSAPGSSTGSGPESSPGGSPGSEPGSSPGSEPGSSPSSGSGNSPGGSPGSAPGGSPGSEPGSSPGSEPGSSPSSGSGNSPGGEPGSSTGSGPESSPGGSPGSEPGSSPGGSTGSSPGSSPGNSPGSPSGGSPGSAPGSSTGSGPESSPGGSPGSEPGSSPGSEPGSSPSSGSGNSPGGSPGSAPGGSPGSEPGSSPGSEPGSSPSSGSGNSPGGSPGSAPGGSPGSEPGSSPGSEPGSSPSSGSGNSPGGEPGSSTGSGPESSPGGSPGSEPGSSPGSEPGSSPSSGSGNSTGGEPGSSTGSGPESSPGGSPGSEPGSSPGSEPGSSPSSGSGNSPGGSPGSAPGGSPGSEPGSSPGSEPGSSPSSGSGNSPGGEPGSSTGSGPESSPGGSPGSEPGSSPGGSTGSSPGSSPGNSPGSPSGGSPGSAPGSSTGSGPESSPGGSPGSEPGSSPGSEPGSSPSSGSGNSPGGSPGSAPGGSPGSEPGSSPGSEPGRSPSSGSGNSPGGEPGSSTGSGPESSPGGSPGSEPGSSPGGSTGSSPGSSPGNSPGSASGGSPGSAPKSSTGSGPESSPGGSPGNEPGSSPSSGSGNSPGGEPGSSTGSGPGSSPGGSPGSEPGSSPGSEPGSSPGSAPENSPGGKPSSGSGGKPGSGSGSNPGSGTEGGSGSAPGSSTGSGPESSPGGSPGSEPGSSPGSEPGSSPSSGSGNSPGGSPGSAPGGSPGSEPGSSPGSEPGSSPSSGSGNSPGGSPGSAPGGSPGSEPGSSPGSEPGSSPSSGSGNSPGGEPGSSTGSGPESSPGGSPGSEPGSSPGGSTGSSPGSSPGNSPGSASGGSPGSAPKSSTGSGPESSPGGSPGSEPGSSPGSEPGSSPSSGSGNSPGGSPGSEPGSSPGSEPGSSPSSGSGNSPGGSPGSAPGGSPGSEPGSSPGSEPGSSPSSGSGNSPGGSPGSAPGGSPGSEPGSSPGSEPGSSPSSGSGNSPGSSTGSGPGSSPGGSPGSEPGSSPGSEPGSSPGSAPENSPGGKPSSGSGGKPGSGSGSNPGSGTGGGSGSGSSAAASGTAVASGQNASSSGVASANSGEGNASASSAASAESSGKGGKASGAAASSATTYESGGNGTGNSGGSSPESEPGGSPGGGPGNSPGNEPGSSPSSGSGNSPGGEPGSSTGGSPGSEPGSSPGSEPGSSSSSGSGNSPGNSPGSASGGSPGSAPGSSTGSGPESSPGGSPGSELGSSPGSEPGSSPSSGSGNSPGSSPGSEPGSSPGDNPGSGSGNSPGGSPGNAPGGSPGNSPGSAPGGSPDSGPGSSTGSGSGSSPEGSPGSEPGSSPGSEPGSSPSSEPGSSPDSGPGNSSGGKPSSGSGGTPGSELGSSPSSGPESSPEGSPGSSPGSSPGNSPGSAPGSSTGSGPESSPGGSPGSEPGSSPGSEPGSSPSSGSGNSPGSSPGSEPGSSPGDNPGSGSGNSPGGSPGNAPGGSPGNSPGSAPGGSPDSGPGSSTGSGSGSSPSSEPGSSPDSGPESSPGGKPSSGSGGKPGGKPGCDVVGAINDVLISEGAIIKELENFLTRHKKLPNKIEFTTIRRKIPRRRGRRRGPHLCICNNVI; via the exons ATTCAAGTGATGATGATAGCGAATCGTCTGCATCAAGTTCAGCAACATCTACCGATTAcg atTCCGAAGACAATGAAGATGAAGCATCAGCAAGTGCCGAGTCATCTACATCGGATG ATGGGGGTAAATCGCCTGAAGAGAGTGAAGCAAATGCAGAGGCCGAGT CGAAAACGAATGGCGGTGGTGGTAAAACTGCAGGATCTGCCTCAGCAGTAACTG aagtTACAAATGGCGGAACTGCCTCTGCAGCCAGCGCAGCGTCAGCTA GTGATGAAGAAAGCGAGCCTGGCGAGGAAGGCACGACTGGCGATGATGACGATGGCGAGGAAGGCCCGACTGGCGATGATGACGATGGCGAGGAAGGCCCGACTGGCGATGATGACAATGGCGAGGAAGGCCCGACTGGCGATGATGACGATGGCGAGGAAGGCCCGACTGGCGATGATGACGATGGCGAGGAAGGCCCGACTGGCGATGATGACAATGGCGAGGAAGGCCCGACTGGCGATGATGACGATGGCGAGGAAGGCCCGACTGGCGATGATGACGATGGCGAGGAAGGCCCGACTGGCGATGATGACAATGGCGAGGAAGGCCCGACTGGCGATGATGACGATGGCGAGGAAGGCCCGACTGGCGATGATGACAATGGCGAGGAAGGCCCAACTGGCGATGATGACGATGGCGAGGAAGGCCCGACTGGCGATGATGACAATGGCGAGGAAGGCCCGACTGGCGATGATGACAATGGCGAGGAAGGCCCGACTGGCGATGATGACGATGGCGAGGAAGGCCCGACTGGCGATGATGACGATGGCGAGGAAGGCCCGACTGGCGATGATGACGATGGCGAGGGAG GTGCTACAACAAATGAATCAGGCGGTAATGGACCTGATAATGGGGGAGGAAGTAGTCCAGGAAGCGGAACAGAAGGCAAACCAGACAGCGGATCGGGAAGCAGCCCAGACAGTGGAAAAGACAATTCTGGTAGTACGGCAGATACTAGTGGATCAGCAG TTGCTTCTGGACCAAATTCTCAGGCGTCCAGTGCAGGATCAGCCAATAgtg gTGAAGACAACTCCTCGGCTTCCTCAGCGGTTTCAGCAG TAACGAGCGGCGAAGGACAAGCATCCGCTTCAGCCGCATCAA GTGCTACAACAAACGAATCAGGCGGTAATGGACCTGATAATGGGGGAGGAAGTAGTCCAGGAAGCGGAACAGAAGACAAACCAGGCAGCGGATCGGGAAGCAGCCCAGACAGTGGAAAAGACAATTCTGGTAGTACGGCAGATACTAGTGGATCAGCAG TTGCTTCTGGACCAAATTCTCAGGCGTCCAGCGCAGGATCAGCCAATAgtg gTGAAGACAACTCCTCGGCTTCCTCAGCGGTTTCAGCAG TAACGAGCGGCGAAGGACAAGCATCCGCTTCAGCCGCATCAA GTGCTACAACAAATGAATCAGGCGGTAATGGACCTGATAATGGGGGAGGAAGTAGTCCAGGAAGCGCACCAGAAGGCAAACCAGGCTGCGGATCGGGAAGCAATCCAAGCAGTGGAACGGGAGGCGGCTCAGGCAGTGGTAGTTCCGCAGCTGCTAGTGGAACAGCAG TTGCTTCGGGCCAAAATGCTAGCTCTTCCGGTGTAGCATCAGCTAATAGTG GTGAAGGCAACGCCTCGGCTTCTTCAGCGGCTTCAGCAG AATCCAGTGGCAAAGGCGGAAAAGCATCGGGTGCAGCCGCATCAa GTGCTACAACTTATGAATCAGGCGGTAGTCCAGAAAGCGAACCGGGAGGCAGCCCAGGCGGTGGACCAGGAAACAGCCCAGGCAatgaaccaggaagcagcccaaGCAGTGGGTCAG GAAACAGCCCAGGcggtgaaccaggaagcagcacAGGTAGTGGACCAGAAAGCAGtccaggaggcagcccaggcagtgaaccaggaagcagtcCAGGAGGCAGCACAGGCAGTTCaccaggaagcagcccaggAAACAGCCCTGGCAGTGCATCAGGAGGCAGCCCAGGTAGTGCACCAGGAAGCAGCACAGGCAGTGGACCAGAAAGCAGtccaggaggcagcccaggcagtgaaccaggaagcagcccaggcagtgaaccaggaagcagcccaaGCAGTGGGTCAGGAAACAGCccaggaggcagcccaggcagtgcaccaggaggcagcccaggcagtgaaccaggaagcagcccaggcagtgaaccaggaagcagcccaaGCAGTGGGTCAGGAAACAGCACAGGcggtgaaccaggaagcagcacAGGTAGTGGACCAGAAAGCAGtccaggaggcagcccaggcagtgaaccaggaagcagtcCAGGAGGCAGCACAGGCAGTTCaccaggaagcagcccaggAAACAGCCCTGGCAGTCCATcaggaggcagcccaggcagtgcaCCAGGAAGCAGCACAGGCAGTGGACCAGAAAGCAGtccaggaggcagcccaggcagtgaaccaggaagcagcccaggcagtgaaccaggaagcagcccaaGCAGTGGGTCAGGAAACAGCccaggaggcagcccaggcagtgcaccaggaggcagcccaggcagtgaaccaggaagcagcccaggcagtgaaccaggaagcagcccaaGCAGTGGGTCAGGAAACAGCCCAGGcggtgaaccaggaagcagcacAGGTAGTGGACCAGAAAGCAGtccaggaggcagcccaggcagtgaaccaggaagcagtcCAGGAGGCAGCACAGGCAGTTCaccaggaagcagcccaggAAACAGCCCTGGCAGTCCATcaggaggcagcccaggcagtgcaCCAGGAAGCAGCACAGGCAGTGGACCAGAAAGCAGtccaggaggcagcccaggcagtgaaccaggaagcagcccaggcagtgaaccaggaagcagcccaaGCAGTGGGTCAGGAAACAGCccaggaggcagcccaggcagtgcaccaggaggcagcccaggcagtgaaccaggaagcagcccaggcagtgaaccaggaaggAGCCCAAGCAGTGGGTCAGGAAACAGCCCAGGcggtgaaccaggaagcagcacAGGTAGTGGACCAGAAAGCAGtccaggaggcagcccaggcagtgaaccaggaagcagtcCAGGAGGCAGCACAGGCAGTTCaccaggaagcagcccaggAAACAGCCCTGGCAGTGCATcaggaggcagcccag GCAGTGCACCAGGAAGCAGCACAGGCAGTGGACCAGAAAGCAGtccaggaggcagcccaggcagtgaaccaggaagcagcccaggcagtgaaccaggaagcagcccaaGCAGTGGATCAGGAAACAGCccaggaggcagcccaggcagtgcaccaggaggcagcccaggcagtgaaccaggaagcagcccaggcagtgaaccaggaagcagcccaaGCAGTGGGTCAGGAAACAGCCCAGGcggtgaaccaggaagcagcacAGGTAGTGGACCAGAAAGCAGtccaggaggcagcccaggcagtgaaccaggaagcagtcCAGGAGGCAGCACAGGCAGTTCaccaggaagcagcccaggAAACAGCCCTGGCAGTCCATcaggaggcagcccaggcagtgcaCCAGGAAGCAGCACAGGCAGTGGACCAGAAAGCAGtccaggaggcagcccaggcagtgaaccaggaagcagcccaggcagtgaaccaggaagcagcccaaGCAGTGGGTCAGGAAACAGCccaggaggcagcccaggcagtgcaccaggaggcagcccaggcagtgaaccaggaagcagcccaggcagtgaaccaggaagcagcccaaGCAGTGGGTCAGGAAACAGCccaggaggcagcccaggcagtgcaccaggaggcagcccaggcagtgaaccaggaagcagcccaggcagtgaaccaggaagcagcccaaGCAGTGGGTCAGGAAACAGCCCAGGcggtgaaccaggaagcagcacAGGTAGTGGACCAGAAAGCAGtccaggag gcagcccaggcagtgaaccaggaagcagcccaggcagtgaaccaggaagcagcccaaGCAGTGGGTCAGGAAACAGCACAGGcggtgaaccaggaagcagcacAGGTAGTGGACCAGAAAGCAGtccaggag gcagcccaggcagtgaaccaggaagcagcccaggcagtgaaccaggaagcagcccaaGCAGTGGGTCAGGAAACAGCccaggaggcagcccaggcagtgcaccaggaggcagcccaggcagtgaaccaggaagcagcccaggcagtgaaccaggaagcagcccaaGCAGTGGGTCAGGAAACAGCCCAGGcggtgaaccaggaagcagcacAGGTAGTGGACCAGAAAGCAGtccaggaggcagcccaggcagtgaaccaggaagcagtcCAGGAGGCAGCACAGGCAGTTCaccaggaagcagcccaggAAACAGCCCTGGCAGTCCATcaggaggcagcccaggcagtgcaCCAGGAAGCAGCACAGGCAGTGGACCAGAAAGCAGtccaggaggcagcccaggcagtgaaccaggaagcagcccaggcagtgaaccaggaagcagcccaaGCAGTGGGTCAGGAAACAGCccaggaggcagcccaggcagtgcaccaggaggcagcccaggcagtgaaccaggaagcagcccaggcagtgaaccaggaaggAGCCCAAGCAGTGGGTCAGGAAACAGCCCAGGcggtgaaccaggaagcagcacAGGTAGTGGACCAGAAAGCAGtccaggaggcagcccaggcagtgaaccaggaagcagtcCAGGAGGCAGCACAGGCAGTTCaccaggaagcagcccaggAAACAGCCCTGGCAGTGCATcaggaggcagcccaggcagtgcaCCAAAAAGCAGCACAGGCAGTGGACCAGAAAGCAGtccaggaggcagcccaggcaATGAACCAGGAAGTAGCCCAAGCAGTGGGTCAGGTAACAGCCCAGGcggtgaaccaggaagcagcacAGGCAGTGGACCAGGAAGCAGtccaggaggcagcccaggcagtgaaccaggaagcagcccaggcagtgaaccaggaagcagcccaggcagtgCACCAGAAAACAGTCCAGGAGGCAAACCAAGTAGCGGATCGGGAGGAAAACCAGGCAGTGGATCGGGAAGCAACCCAGGCAGTGGAACGGAAGGCGGCTCAGGCAGTGCACCAGGAAGCAGCACAGGCAGTGGACCAGAAAGCAGtccaggaggcagcccaggcagtgaaccaggaagcagcccaggcagtgaaccaggaagcagcccaaGCAGTGGATCAGGAAACAGCccaggaggcagcccaggcagtgcaccaggaggcagcccaggcagtgaaccaggaagcagcccaggcagtgaaccaggaagcagcccaaGCAGTGGGTCAGGAAACAGCccaggaggcagcccaggcagtgcaccaggaggcagcccaggcagtgaaccaggaagcagcccaggcagtgaaccaggaagcagcccaaGCAGTGGGTCAGGAAACAGCCCAGGcggtgaaccaggaagcagcacAGGTAGTGGACCAGAAAGCAGtccaggaggcagcccaggcagtgaaccaggaagcagtcCAGGAGGCAGCACAGGCAGTTCaccaggaagcagcccaggAAACAGCCCTGGCAGTGCATcaggaggcagcccaggcagtgcaCCAAAAAGCAGCACAGGCAGTGGACCAGAAAGCAGtccaggag gcagcccaggcagtgaaccaggaagcagcccaggcagtgaaccaggaagcagcccaaGCAGTGGGTCAGGAAACAGCCCAG gaggcagcccaggcagtgaaccaggaagcagcccaggcagtgaaccaggaagcagcccaaGCAGTGGGTCAGGAAACAGCccaggaggcagcccaggcagtgcaccaggaggcagcccaggcagtgaaccaggaagcagcccaggcagtgaaccaggaagcagcccaaGCAGTGGGTCAGGAAACAGCccaggaggcagcccaggcagtgcaccaggaggcagcccaggcagtgaaccaggaagcagcccaggcagtgaaccaggaagcagcccaaGCAGTGGGTCAGGAAACAGCCCAG gaagcagcacAGGCAGTGGACCAGGAAGCAGtccaggaggcagcccaggcagtgaaccaggaagcagcccaggcagtgaaccaggaagcagcccaggcagtgCACCAGAAAACAGTCCAGGAGGCAAACCAAGTAGCGGATCGGGAGGAAAACCAGGCAGTGGATCGGGAAGCAACCCAGGCAGTGGAACGGGAGGCGGCTCAGGCAGTGGTAGTTCCGCAGCTGCTAGTGGAACAGCAG TTGCTTCGGGCCAAAATGCTAGCTCTTCCGGTGTAGCATCAGCTAATAGTG GTGAAGGCAACGCCTCGGCTTCTTCAGCGGCTTCAGCAG AATCCAGTGGCAAAGGCGGAAAAGCATCGGGTGCAGCCGCATCAa GTGCTACAACTTATGAATCAGGCGGTAACGGAACTGGTAATAGTGGAGGAAGTAGTCCAGAAAGCGAACCGGGAGGCAGCCCAGGCGGTGGACCAGGAAACAGCCCAGGCAatgaaccaggaagcagcccaaGCAGTGGGTCAGGAAACAGCCCAGGcggtgaaccaggaagcagcacaggaggcagcccaggcagtgaaccaggaagcagcccaggcagtgaaccaggaagcagctCAAGCAGTGGGTCAGGAAACAGCCCAGGAAACAGCCCTGGCAGTGCATcaggaggcagcccaggcagtgcaCCAGGAAGCAGCACAGGCAGTGGACCAGAAAGCAGtccaggaggcagcccaggcagtgaactaggaagcagcccaggcagtgaaccaggaagcagcccaaGCAGTGGGTCAGGAAACAGCCCAGgaagcagcccaggcagtgaaccaggaagcagtcCAGGAGACAACCCAGGCAGTGGATCAGGAAACAGCccaggaggcagcccaggcaATGCACCAGGAGGCAGCCCAGGAAACAGCCCTGGCAGTGCACCAGGAGGCAGCCCAGACAGTGGACCAGGAAGCAGCACAGGCAGTGGATCAGGAAGCAGTCCAGaaggcagcccaggcagtgaaccaggaagcagcccaggcagtgaaccaggaagtAGCCCAagcagtgaaccaggaagcagcccagACAGTGGACCAGGAAACAGTTCAGGAGGCAAACCAAGTAGCGGATCGGGAGGCACACCAGGCAGTGAATTAGGAAGCAGCCCAAGCAGTGGACCAGAAAGTAGTCCAGAAGGCAGCCCAGGCAGTTCaccaggaagcagcccaggAAACAGCCCTGGCAGTGCACCAGGAAGCAGCACAGGCAGTGGACCAGAAAGCAGtccaggaggcagcccaggcagtgaaccaggaagcagcccaggcagtgaaccaggaagcagcccaaGCAGTGGGTCAGGAAACAGCCCAGgaagcagcccaggcagtgaaccaggaagcagtcCAGGAGACAACCCAGGCAGTGGATCAGGAAACAGCccaggaggcagcccaggcaATGCACCAGGAGGCAGCCCAGGAAACAGCCCTGGCAGTGCACCAGGAGGCAGCCCAGACAGTGGACCAGGAAGCAGCACAGGCAGTGGATCAGGAAGTAGCCCAagcagtgaaccaggaagcagcccagACAGTGGACCAGAAAGCAGCCCAGGAGGCAAACCAAGTAGTGGATCGGGAGGCAAACCAGGAGGGAAACCAGGTTGCGACGTGGTTGGTGCAATAAATGACGTCTTGATATCTGAAGGAGCCATTATAAAAGAGTTGGAAAACTTCTTAACACgtcataaaaaattaccaaataagATTGAATTTACTACAATAAGAAGGAAGA